The following coding sequences lie in one Phalacrocorax aristotelis chromosome 2, bGulAri2.1, whole genome shotgun sequence genomic window:
- the MSANTD3 gene encoding myb/SANT-like DNA-binding domain-containing protein 3 isoform X1, whose translation MQNEIIKPAKYFSEVEKSVLLALVEKYKYVLECKKSDARTIALKQRTWQALAHEYNSQPSVSLRDFKQLKKCWENIKARTKKIMAHERREKVKRSISPLINTHIIGKEKIASIMPEQMYFLQSPPEEDSEYQPDASSQESFVVSNRELCDEEKELVHFPVCEGTSQPEPSCSDVRIAADKNYRSKASQESALKKMHEEEHHQQMSILQLQLIQMNEVHVAKIQQIERECEMAEEEHRIKMEVLNKKKMYWERKLQTITKEWPVSSFNRPFPNSP comes from the exons ATGCAAAACGAAATAATAAAGCCTGCTAAATACTTCTCAGAAGTGGAGAAGAGTGTGCTGCTTGCATTagttgaaaaatacaaatatgtgCTTGAATGTAAAAAAAGTGATGCAAGAACAATTGCTCTGAAACAACGTACCTGGCAAGCACTAGCTCATGAATATAATTCACAGCCCAGTGTATCACTGCGAGACTTCAAACAGTTAAAGAAATGCTGGGAAAATATCAAGGCACGGACAAAAAAGATAATGGCACATGAAAGGCGGGAGAAGGTAAAAAGAAGTATTAGTCCACTTATAAATACTCACATCATAGGGAAAGAGAAGATTGCCAGCATAATGCCTGAGCAAATGTACTTTTTGCAGAGCCCACCAGAAGAAGATTCTGAATATCAGCCTGATGCTTCTAGTCAAG AGTCATTTGTTGTCTCAAATAGAGAACTTTGTGATGAAGAGAAAGAGCTGGTACATTTCCCAGTGTGTGAAGGTACCTCCCAACCTGAGCCTTCGTGTTCTGATGTCAGAATAGCAGCAGATAAGAACTACAGAAGTAAAGCATCTCAGGAAAGTGCTCTGAAAAAGATGCATGAGGAAGAACATCATCAGCAAATGTCAATTTTGCAACTGCAGTTAATCCAAATGAATGAAGTTCATGTggcaaaaatacagcaaatagaAAGAGAATGTGAGATGGCTGAAGAGGAACACAGGATAAAAATGGAAGTGctaaataagaagaaaatgtattggGAGAGAAAACTGCAGACCATTACAAAAGAATGGCCTGTATCATCCTTTAACAGACCCTTTCCTAATTCGCCATAG
- the MSANTD3 gene encoding myb/SANT-like DNA-binding domain-containing protein 3 isoform X2 — MQNEIIKPAKYFSEVEKSVLLALVEKYKYVLECKKSDARTIALKQRTWQALAHEYNSQPSVSLRDFKQLKKCWENIKARTKKIMAHERREKSPPEEDSEYQPDASSQESFVVSNRELCDEEKELVHFPVCEGTSQPEPSCSDVRIAADKNYRSKASQESALKKMHEEEHHQQMSILQLQLIQMNEVHVAKIQQIERECEMAEEEHRIKMEVLNKKKMYWERKLQTITKEWPVSSFNRPFPNSP, encoded by the exons ATGCAAAACGAAATAATAAAGCCTGCTAAATACTTCTCAGAAGTGGAGAAGAGTGTGCTGCTTGCATTagttgaaaaatacaaatatgtgCTTGAATGTAAAAAAAGTGATGCAAGAACAATTGCTCTGAAACAACGTACCTGGCAAGCACTAGCTCATGAATATAATTCACAGCCCAGTGTATCACTGCGAGACTTCAAACAGTTAAAGAAATGCTGGGAAAATATCAAGGCACGGACAAAAAAGATAATGGCACATGAAAGGCGGGAGAAG AGCCCACCAGAAGAAGATTCTGAATATCAGCCTGATGCTTCTAGTCAAG AGTCATTTGTTGTCTCAAATAGAGAACTTTGTGATGAAGAGAAAGAGCTGGTACATTTCCCAGTGTGTGAAGGTACCTCCCAACCTGAGCCTTCGTGTTCTGATGTCAGAATAGCAGCAGATAAGAACTACAGAAGTAAAGCATCTCAGGAAAGTGCTCTGAAAAAGATGCATGAGGAAGAACATCATCAGCAAATGTCAATTTTGCAACTGCAGTTAATCCAAATGAATGAAGTTCATGTggcaaaaatacagcaaatagaAAGAGAATGTGAGATGGCTGAAGAGGAACACAGGATAAAAATGGAAGTGctaaataagaagaaaatgtattggGAGAGAAAACTGCAGACCATTACAAAAGAATGGCCTGTATCATCCTTTAACAGACCCTTTCCTAATTCGCCATAG